A region of Ramlibacter agri DNA encodes the following proteins:
- a CDS encoding response regulator transcription factor — MRLLLIEDDVALRQGLKRQLEAEGYRVDEAGEGDVGLFLAQEYPFDLAIVDLGLPKVNGLTIVQRLRKDGSAMPILILTARSSWQDKVTGLEAGADDYLVKPFEYPELAARVKALLRRSLKAVTDTLVLGPLAIEFGSQAVKLGGEPLELTAFEYRLLEYLVRERARIVTKQELSDYLYPHGEDRDSNVLEVLIGRLRRKLDPEGELAPIETVRGRGYRFTLG; from the coding sequence ATGCGCCTGCTGCTCATCGAGGACGACGTCGCCCTGCGCCAGGGCCTCAAGCGCCAGCTGGAAGCCGAAGGCTACCGGGTGGACGAGGCCGGCGAAGGCGACGTCGGCCTTTTTCTCGCGCAGGAATATCCCTTCGACCTGGCCATCGTCGACCTGGGCCTGCCCAAGGTGAACGGCCTCACCATCGTGCAGCGGCTGCGCAAGGACGGCAGCGCGATGCCGATCCTGATCCTCACGGCCCGCAGCAGCTGGCAGGACAAGGTGACCGGCCTGGAAGCCGGCGCCGACGACTACCTGGTCAAGCCCTTCGAATACCCCGAGCTCGCAGCGCGCGTCAAGGCGCTGCTGCGCCGCTCGCTCAAGGCGGTGACGGACACCCTGGTGCTGGGCCCGCTCGCCATCGAATTCGGTTCGCAGGCCGTCAAGCTCGGTGGCGAACCGCTGGAGCTGACCGCCTTCGAATACCGCCTGCTGGAATACCTGGTGCGCGAACGCGCGCGCATCGTCACCAAGCAGGAGCTGTCGGACTACCTGTACCCGCATGGCGAGGACCGCGACAGCAACGTGCTGGAAGTGCTGATCGGGCGGCTGCGCCGCAAGCTGGACCCCGAAGGCGAACTCGCGCCCATCGAGACGGTGCGCGGCCGGGGCTACCGCTTTACGCTGGGATGA
- a CDS encoding PepSY domain-containing protein produces the protein MIKPKFAKLLCTALLAAALPVWAAVSRDDAAAIAQQQTGGRVLAVERMDAGGRPAWRVKVVTPNGEVRVIVIDAATGRPM, from the coding sequence GTGATCAAGCCGAAGTTCGCCAAGCTGCTGTGCACCGCGCTGCTGGCCGCCGCCCTGCCCGTCTGGGCCGCGGTGAGCCGGGACGACGCGGCGGCCATCGCCCAGCAGCAGACGGGCGGCCGGGTGCTGGCGGTGGAACGCATGGATGCAGGCGGCCGGCCGGCGTGGCGGGTGAAGGTCGTCACGCCCAATGGAGAAGTGCGGGTCATCGTGATCGACGCGGCCACGGGCCGCCCGATGTAG
- a CDS encoding glycine zipper 2TM domain-containing protein: MKRAALFALLATAFVAAQADTFVDNARVRSVQPQYETVQVPREECRSQWVNEPQAVAAPQQQQNNIGGIVLGGVVGGLLGNQVGKGHGKEAATAVGAVTGAVVGNNIANGPPQPPQYVDSQREVRSCRQVVDMQQRQTGFVVSYEYHGHEYSTVMPRDPGPFVPVQVSITPMAQGAAVPPPPRPAGEYYRR, translated from the coding sequence ATGAAACGTGCCGCCCTCTTTGCCCTCCTCGCCACAGCTTTCGTCGCCGCCCAGGCCGACACCTTCGTCGACAACGCGCGCGTGCGCTCGGTGCAGCCGCAATACGAAACGGTGCAGGTGCCGCGCGAGGAGTGCCGCAGCCAGTGGGTGAACGAGCCGCAAGCCGTGGCCGCGCCCCAGCAGCAGCAGAACAACATCGGCGGCATCGTCCTCGGTGGCGTGGTCGGCGGCCTCCTGGGCAACCAGGTCGGCAAGGGCCACGGCAAGGAAGCCGCCACCGCCGTCGGCGCCGTCACCGGCGCCGTGGTGGGCAACAACATCGCCAACGGCCCGCCGCAGCCGCCCCAGTACGTGGACTCGCAGCGCGAAGTGCGCAGCTGCCGCCAGGTGGTGGACATGCAACAGCGCCAGACCGGCTTCGTCGTGAGCTACGAATACCACGGCCACGAGTACAGCACCGTGATGCCCCGCGACCCGGGCCCCTTCGTGCCGGTGCAGGTGTCCATCACGCCGATGGCCCAGGGCGCCGCCGTCCCGCCGCCTCCCCGGCCCGCGGGCGAGTACTATCGCCGCTGA
- a CDS encoding DUF2334 domain-containing protein, which yields MSTTDSSATTGAGATTGAGATVTVGSGGSSAPAAGGTPDDSNSAPSDSGTNTGTSTATTSTSGSGTSTLPVSLTLPALNLPPPTGPKVLVLYDAPAGSEYQKLGFSYAIMLRNLLGHFDAAVDVLPVQEYQAGQVDAHAATFYLGSDYNAALPATFLHDAAATAKTLVWFKYNLWELANDASLGFGASHGIAFDRLRGMNAVPSAANPQPGFFDQVVYKKLSFVKYYNYDAAANRLNADPDIGVVTIADPAKAKELVPIYDTATGEEAPYIVRAGTFWYVADVPFSFIGPRDRYLVIADLLHDMLGINHAESHRAMVRLEDVDAKVSVQTMKKLTDLMEGKGIPFSMALIPHYKDPLGYANGGVPQDIPLAQATDLKTAANYATAHGGQVVMHGYTHQYGAQQNPWTGVSGDDYEFWDIVNNKPVAEDSQLWAYGRLQAGLAELAAANLRPIAWETPHYQASANTSKVVPLAFDTTYQRVVYYTADQPDFSPHAGKDFTAGQLFPYVIQRDWYNQRVLPENLGNIEYDIRKVDPMSFYNYTWQDIALNAQYAWVVRDGFASFFFHPFWAEKDMDTPGYEDFKSLLDAIGAQGYTWVAPGSLK from the coding sequence GTGAGCACGACCGACAGCAGCGCCACGACGGGAGCCGGCGCAACGACTGGCGCTGGCGCGACGGTCACCGTCGGCAGCGGCGGAAGTTCAGCCCCGGCTGCCGGTGGCACCCCTGATGACAGCAATTCCGCGCCCAGCGACAGCGGCACGAACACCGGCACCAGCACCGCCACCACTTCCACCAGCGGCAGCGGCACCAGCACCTTGCCCGTTTCGCTGACCCTGCCCGCCCTGAACCTCCCGCCGCCGACCGGCCCGAAAGTGCTGGTGCTGTACGACGCGCCCGCCGGCTCCGAGTACCAGAAGCTGGGATTCTCGTACGCGATCATGCTGCGCAACCTGCTGGGCCACTTCGACGCCGCCGTCGACGTGCTGCCGGTGCAGGAGTACCAGGCCGGCCAGGTCGATGCGCACGCCGCCACCTTCTACCTGGGCTCGGACTACAACGCCGCCTTGCCCGCGACCTTCCTGCACGATGCGGCGGCGACCGCGAAGACGCTGGTCTGGTTCAAGTACAACCTGTGGGAACTGGCCAACGATGCGAGCCTGGGCTTCGGCGCCAGCCACGGCATCGCCTTCGACCGGCTGCGCGGCATGAATGCCGTGCCCAGCGCCGCGAACCCGCAGCCTGGCTTCTTCGACCAGGTCGTCTACAAGAAGCTGTCCTTCGTCAAGTACTACAACTACGACGCGGCGGCGAACCGGCTGAACGCGGATCCCGACATCGGCGTCGTCACCATCGCCGATCCGGCCAAGGCGAAGGAACTGGTCCCGATCTACGACACGGCGACCGGCGAAGAGGCGCCCTACATCGTGCGCGCCGGCACCTTCTGGTACGTGGCCGACGTGCCCTTCAGCTTCATCGGCCCGCGCGACCGCTACCTTGTGATCGCCGACCTGCTGCACGACATGCTGGGCATCAACCACGCGGAGTCGCACCGGGCGATGGTTCGCCTGGAGGACGTGGATGCGAAGGTGTCGGTGCAGACCATGAAGAAGCTCACCGACCTGATGGAAGGCAAGGGCATCCCCTTCTCGATGGCGCTGATCCCGCACTACAAGGACCCGCTGGGCTACGCCAACGGCGGCGTGCCGCAGGACATCCCGCTGGCGCAGGCCACCGACCTGAAGACGGCGGCCAACTACGCCACGGCCCACGGCGGCCAGGTGGTGATGCACGGCTACACCCACCAGTACGGCGCGCAGCAGAATCCCTGGACCGGGGTCAGCGGCGACGACTACGAGTTCTGGGACATCGTGAACAACAAGCCGGTGGCGGAGGACTCGCAGCTGTGGGCCTATGGCCGCCTGCAGGCCGGCCTGGCCGAACTGGCAGCCGCCAACCTGCGGCCGATCGCCTGGGAGACGCCGCACTACCAGGCCTCGGCCAACACTTCGAAGGTGGTGCCGCTGGCCTTCGACACGACCTACCAGCGCGTCGTCTACTACACGGCGGACCAGCCGGACTTCTCGCCGCATGCGGGCAAGGACTTCACGGCCGGCCAGCTGTTCCCCTACGTGATCCAGCGTGACTGGTACAACCAGCGCGTGCTGCCGGAGAACCTGGGCAACATCGAGTACGACATCCGCAAGGTCGACCCGATGTCCTTCTACAACTACACCTGGCAGGACATCGCGCTGAACGCGCAGTACGCCTGGGTGGTGCGGGACGGCTTCGCGTCCTTCTTCTTCCATCCCTTCTGGGCGGAGAAGGACATGGATACGCCGGGGTACGAAGACTTCAAGTCGCTGCTGGATGCGATCGGCGCGCAGGGCTACACGTGGGTGGCGCCCGGCTCGCTGAAATGA
- a CDS encoding gamma-glutamyltransferase — MIDNFSDAQVVRKAVRATEGGVVASQHKRAAQVGAQVLAAGGDAVDAAVATSFALGVVEPWMSGCMAGGAMVLWRAKEKMAQVVNFGMRSPRALKPEDYPLSGDGRSSDLFPWKAVVGDRNVQGATAVAVPGAVAGMALAHERYGRKRWQELLAPAVQLAQEGLLVDWYSGLVTASTARQLSLDPDAAAMFLDDGVFAKLGAWTSTSAQRLDQRQLAATLKQVAEGGPRAFYEGPVAQALARDIQAKGGCLSEEDLAAYRAEWAEPLTVPFRGGQVFAAPGLTGGPTFAQALKALEQGYTPSGKGPDAEAYVAMARALDAAFRTRLENMGDHESPQAPTCTTHFCVVDREGNLCAVTQTLLSIFGSRVVSPSTGLLLNNGIMWFDPEPGKPNSLAPDKRVLANYCPVAGVTGDGRQFALGASGGRKILGAVMQLSAFLIDHDMTLEEAFHQPRIDVSGSGAVTADRSLAPEIVQALAAAMPTTTARRTVFPLAFACPAGVLRDNGRNMGCTEIMSPWGDAVAEDA; from the coding sequence ATGATCGACAACTTCTCCGATGCGCAGGTGGTACGCAAGGCGGTGCGCGCCACCGAAGGCGGCGTGGTCGCGTCGCAGCACAAGCGCGCGGCGCAGGTCGGCGCACAGGTGCTCGCGGCCGGCGGCGATGCCGTCGATGCGGCGGTCGCCACCTCGTTCGCGCTCGGCGTCGTCGAACCCTGGATGAGCGGCTGCATGGCCGGCGGCGCCATGGTTCTTTGGCGCGCCAAGGAAAAGATGGCGCAGGTCGTCAACTTCGGCATGCGCTCGCCGCGCGCGCTGAAGCCGGAGGACTATCCGCTGTCCGGCGACGGCCGCAGCTCCGACCTCTTTCCCTGGAAAGCCGTGGTGGGCGACCGCAACGTGCAGGGCGCGACTGCCGTCGCCGTGCCGGGCGCCGTGGCGGGCATGGCGCTGGCGCACGAACGCTATGGCCGCAAACGCTGGCAGGAGCTGCTTGCGCCCGCCGTGCAACTGGCGCAGGAAGGCCTGCTGGTGGACTGGTACTCGGGCCTGGTCACCGCTTCCACCGCCAGGCAACTGTCGCTGGACCCGGACGCCGCCGCGATGTTCCTGGACGACGGCGTGTTCGCCAAGCTCGGCGCCTGGACCAGCACTTCCGCGCAGCGGCTGGACCAGCGCCAGCTGGCCGCGACCTTGAAGCAGGTGGCCGAGGGTGGCCCGCGCGCCTTCTACGAAGGCCCGGTGGCACAAGCGCTGGCGCGCGACATCCAGGCCAAGGGCGGCTGCCTGTCGGAGGAAGACCTGGCGGCCTATCGCGCCGAGTGGGCGGAGCCGCTCACCGTGCCTTTCCGCGGCGGCCAGGTGTTCGCGGCGCCAGGGCTCACGGGTGGCCCGACCTTCGCGCAGGCCTTGAAGGCGCTGGAGCAGGGCTACACGCCAAGCGGCAAGGGTCCGGACGCCGAAGCCTACGTTGCGATGGCGCGCGCGCTCGACGCCGCCTTCCGCACGCGGCTGGAGAACATGGGCGACCACGAGTCGCCGCAGGCGCCGACCTGCACCACGCACTTCTGCGTCGTCGACCGCGAGGGCAACCTGTGCGCGGTGACGCAGACGCTGCTGTCGATCTTCGGTTCGCGCGTGGTTTCGCCGTCGACCGGCCTGCTGTTGAACAACGGCATCATGTGGTTCGACCCGGAGCCGGGCAAGCCGAACTCCCTGGCGCCCGACAAGCGCGTGCTGGCCAACTACTGCCCGGTGGCGGGCGTCACGGGCGATGGCCGCCAGTTCGCGCTGGGCGCTTCGGGTGGCCGCAAGATCCTGGGCGCCGTGATGCAGCTCAGCGCCTTCCTGATCGACCACGACATGACGCTGGAAGAAGCCTTCCACCAGCCGCGCATCGACGTCAGCGGCAGCGGCGCGGTGACGGCGGACCGCTCGCTGGCGCCGGAGATCGTGCAGGCGCTGGCGGCAGCCATGCCGACCACCACCGCGCGCCGCACCGTCTTCCCCCTTGCCTTCGCCTGTCCTGCAGGCGTGCTGCGCGACAACGGAAGGAACATGGGCTGCACGGAGATCATGTCGCCGTGGGGCGATGCGGTCGCCGAGGACGCGTGA
- a CDS encoding polysaccharide deacetylase family protein: MSEPLQPWQWPDEHWRGIVNHVRGGRSLKPRSWPGGARCAVALSFDSDHETNELREGGESIGKLSQGQYGNRQGVPRILDILGRHDVKASFYVPAVTALLYPDEQRRVAAEGHELALHGWIHERNSVLPEPAERDLMLRAADTLEQVAGKRPVGIRTPSWDFSPATLAIARDMGLLYDSSLMADVDCYELLLDGQPTGVVEMPVEWIRDDAVYFNMNRFAGLRPYTPPEAVFDIFRRELEAAHAEGGIFQLTMHPHISGYRSRVWILDEIIQHAKSLGNVWFATHADVVRHAKAHG; the protein is encoded by the coding sequence ATGAGCGAACCCCTCCAACCCTGGCAGTGGCCCGACGAACACTGGCGAGGCATCGTCAACCACGTGCGCGGCGGGCGCTCGTTGAAGCCCAGGAGCTGGCCCGGTGGCGCGCGCTGCGCCGTGGCGCTGTCCTTCGATTCGGACCACGAGACCAACGAGCTGCGCGAAGGCGGCGAGTCTATCGGCAAGTTGTCGCAGGGCCAGTACGGCAACCGGCAAGGCGTGCCGCGCATCCTGGACATCCTGGGCCGTCACGATGTGAAGGCGAGCTTCTACGTGCCCGCCGTCACCGCGCTGCTCTACCCCGATGAACAGCGCCGCGTCGCCGCCGAAGGCCACGAGCTCGCGCTGCACGGCTGGATCCACGAGCGCAACTCGGTGCTGCCCGAACCGGCCGAACGCGACCTGATGCTGCGCGCCGCCGACACGCTGGAGCAGGTTGCCGGCAAGCGGCCGGTGGGCATCCGCACGCCGTCCTGGGACTTCAGCCCGGCGACCCTGGCCATCGCGCGCGACATGGGCCTGCTGTACGACTCGTCGCTGATGGCCGACGTCGACTGCTACGAGCTGCTGCTCGATGGCCAGCCCACCGGCGTGGTGGAAATGCCGGTGGAGTGGATCCGCGACGACGCCGTCTACTTCAACATGAACCGCTTCGCCGGCCTGCGGCCCTACACGCCGCCGGAAGCGGTGTTCGACATCTTCCGGCGCGAGCTGGAAGCGGCGCATGCCGAAGGCGGCATCTTCCAGCTGACCATGCATCCGCACATCAGCGGCTACCGCTCGCGGGTCTGGATCCTGGACGAGATCATCCAGCACGCGAAGTCGCTGGGCAACGTCTGGTTCGCCACCCATGCCGACGTCGTGCGGCACGCGAAAGCCCACGGATGA
- a CDS encoding Bug family tripartite tricarboxylate transporter substrate binding protein, with protein MKRRSLALAAVLALAAGLAQAQAFPNKPIKVVVPSPAGGPPDLILRAILPKMSQVLGQPIVIDNRAGAGGLVGTAYVAKQPADGYTWLFTTASHVNIPPFSDGTVPYDPIKDFTHVTLAAQNFGQALVVNPEVPAKNLQDLIALAKKSPGKLTYANAGNGTASHIPAEVMKSMTGTDILSVPYKGIQEAITDLIAGRIDMFFVGTNIALQHVQNGRLRALALTGSKRWKGMPDTPTMDEQGLKGFDKVNWFGLWLPAGAPPEVVAKIHAAVAAAIAEPDVKAAFDQQGLEGVAMPPAQFAKFVADEQKAAQDIAQRLHAGAKK; from the coding sequence ATGAAAAGACGTTCCCTCGCACTCGCGGCCGTGCTGGCCCTGGCGGCCGGCCTGGCGCAGGCCCAGGCCTTCCCGAACAAGCCGATCAAGGTGGTGGTGCCCTCGCCCGCCGGCGGCCCGCCGGACCTGATCCTGCGCGCCATCCTGCCGAAGATGTCGCAGGTGCTGGGCCAGCCCATCGTCATCGACAACCGCGCCGGCGCCGGCGGCCTGGTGGGCACGGCCTACGTGGCGAAGCAGCCGGCCGATGGCTACACCTGGCTGTTCACGACGGCCTCGCACGTGAACATCCCGCCCTTCAGCGACGGCACGGTGCCCTACGACCCGATCAAGGACTTCACGCACGTGACGCTGGCGGCGCAGAACTTCGGCCAGGCGCTGGTGGTGAACCCCGAAGTGCCGGCGAAGAACCTGCAGGACCTGATCGCGCTGGCGAAGAAGAGCCCCGGCAAGCTCACTTACGCCAACGCCGGCAACGGCACCGCGAGCCACATCCCGGCCGAAGTGATGAAGAGCATGACGGGCACCGACATCCTCTCGGTCCCCTACAAGGGCATCCAGGAGGCGATCACCGACCTGATCGCGGGGCGCATCGACATGTTCTTCGTCGGCACCAACATCGCGCTGCAGCACGTGCAGAACGGCCGCCTGCGGGCGCTGGCGCTGACCGGCAGCAAGCGCTGGAAGGGCATGCCCGACACGCCGACGATGGACGAACAGGGGCTCAAGGGCTTCGACAAGGTGAACTGGTTCGGCTTGTGGCTGCCGGCCGGCGCGCCGCCGGAGGTGGTCGCGAAGATCCATGCGGCGGTGGCCGCGGCGATCGCCGAACCGGACGTGAAGGCAGCCTTCGACCAGCAAGGCCTGGAAGGCGTGGCGATGCCGCCCGCGCAATTCGCGAAGTTCGTCGCCGACGAACAGAAGGCGGCGCAGGACATCGCGCAGCGGCTGCATGCAGGAGCGAAGAAATGA
- a CDS encoding Gfo/Idh/MocA family protein, whose protein sequence is MIRAAIIGLGTWGQNLVRSVPPDSPHLRFTAFATRTPDKARDFAQAHGLRMLPSFEAALADPEIDAVVLATPHSLHTEQIVAAARAGKHVFSEKPLGLDAESAERAARACAEHGVTLGVGYNWRWQPALREIRRLVEDGTLGRVLHLEGNFCGPSAYRFPKGHWRHDRDEVPAGGMTGRGVHVIDAMLYLAGPIEQVTAQSFRLAQDFGVDDTTSMLLKFASGATGYLGTVIATAETWRLQVFGSNAWVEVGEVEHLTTWELRLCRLDREHITVKQRPQVITFPKTSTERAELEHFAQQAAARQPIVQPGGDAVHNVAVLQAILDSARTQKTQGVAR, encoded by the coding sequence ATGATCCGCGCCGCCATCATCGGGCTGGGGACCTGGGGCCAGAACCTGGTCCGCAGCGTCCCGCCCGACAGCCCCCACCTGCGCTTCACCGCCTTCGCGACCCGCACGCCCGACAAGGCGCGCGACTTCGCGCAGGCGCACGGCCTGCGCATGCTCCCCAGCTTCGAGGCCGCGCTGGCCGACCCGGAGATCGACGCCGTGGTGCTGGCCACGCCGCACTCCCTGCACACCGAGCAGATCGTCGCCGCGGCGCGCGCCGGCAAGCACGTCTTCAGCGAGAAGCCGCTGGGCCTGGACGCCGAAAGCGCAGAGCGCGCGGCGCGGGCTTGCGCCGAACACGGCGTGACCTTGGGCGTGGGCTACAACTGGCGCTGGCAGCCGGCGCTGCGCGAGATCCGCCGCCTGGTCGAGGACGGCACGCTGGGCCGCGTGCTGCACCTGGAAGGCAACTTCTGCGGGCCCAGCGCCTACCGCTTTCCCAAGGGCCACTGGCGCCACGACCGCGACGAAGTGCCGGCCGGCGGCATGACCGGCCGCGGCGTGCACGTGATCGACGCAATGCTCTATCTCGCCGGCCCGATCGAGCAGGTCACCGCGCAGAGCTTCCGGCTCGCGCAGGACTTCGGCGTCGACGACACCACCAGCATGCTGCTGAAATTCGCCAGCGGCGCCACCGGTTACCTGGGCACCGTGATCGCCACCGCGGAGACCTGGCGGCTGCAGGTGTTCGGCAGCAATGCCTGGGTCGAAGTGGGCGAGGTCGAACATCTCACGACCTGGGAGCTGCGCCTGTGCCGGCTGGACCGCGAGCACATCACGGTGAAGCAGCGGCCGCAGGTGATCACCTTCCCCAAGACCAGCACCGAGCGCGCCGAGCTGGAGCACTTCGCGCAGCAGGCCGCGGCGCGCCAGCCCATCGTGCAGCCGGGCGGCGACGCCGTGCACAACGTGGCAGTGCTGCAAGCCATCCTCGATTCGGCCCGCACCCAGAAGACGCAAGGAGTCGCGCGATGA
- a CDS encoding Bug family tripartite tricarboxylate transporter substrate binding protein encodes MRLLQRLFAALVLACTALAASAADGDYPTKPIRWIVGYPPGGTTDLLARLMGQWLSTRLGQPVVIENRPGGGNNIGTEMAVRAPADGYTIFLVNPANAINATLYPKLNFNFLDDLAPVAGIVRVPNVMTVTKNFPAKTVPEFIEYAKKNPDKVNMASSGSGTSVHLSGELFKYMTGIQMKHVPYKGAGPATVDLISGQVDVIFDNMPSMMTHIKAGTVRALGVTSAQRSPALPDVPAIGEIVPGYEASAWFGAAAPKGTPPAAIARLNREFNAALADPQMKAKLAELGGVPIPGTPEEFWALHRAETEKWAKIVQFSGAKAE; translated from the coding sequence ATGCGCTTGCTGCAGAGACTGTTTGCTGCCCTCGTCCTCGCTTGCACCGCCCTCGCCGCCAGCGCGGCCGACGGCGATTACCCGACGAAGCCGATCCGCTGGATCGTCGGCTACCCGCCGGGGGGAACCACCGACCTGCTTGCGCGCCTCATGGGCCAGTGGCTGTCCACGCGCCTCGGCCAGCCGGTGGTCATCGAGAACCGGCCCGGCGGCGGCAACAACATCGGCACCGAGATGGCGGTGCGCGCGCCGGCCGACGGCTACACGATCTTCCTGGTGAACCCGGCCAACGCGATCAACGCCACGCTTTATCCCAAGCTGAACTTCAACTTCCTGGACGACCTGGCGCCGGTGGCCGGCATCGTGCGCGTGCCGAACGTGATGACGGTGACGAAGAACTTCCCGGCGAAGACGGTGCCGGAGTTCATCGAGTACGCGAAGAAGAACCCGGACAAGGTCAACATGGCATCGTCCGGCTCCGGCACCTCGGTGCACCTCTCGGGCGAGCTGTTCAAGTACATGACCGGCATCCAGATGAAGCACGTGCCGTACAAGGGCGCGGGCCCGGCCACGGTGGACCTGATCAGCGGCCAGGTCGACGTGATCTTCGACAACATGCCTTCGATGATGACCCACATCAAGGCGGGCACCGTGCGCGCGCTGGGCGTGACCAGCGCGCAGCGCTCGCCGGCGCTGCCCGACGTGCCGGCGATCGGCGAGATCGTGCCCGGTTACGAAGCCAGCGCCTGGTTCGGCGCCGCCGCGCCCAAGGGCACGCCGCCGGCGGCGATCGCGCGGCTCAATCGCGAGTTCAATGCGGCGCTGGCCGACCCGCAGATGAAGGCCAAGCTGGCCGAACTGGGCGGCGTGCCGATCCCGGGGACGCCGGAAGAGTTCTGGGCGCTGCACCGCGCCGAAACGGAGAAGTGGGCGAAGATCGTGCAGTTCTCCGGCGCCAAGGCCGAGTGA
- a CDS encoding YciI family protein produces the protein MEYLLLLHADPEGMKALPKDTQAAALAAYRAYTNAAREAGVLLSSNRLRPGAMSTSVRMRDGKTDVQNGPFIETREELGGYYLIDVPDLDTALSWAARCPASAYGTVEVRPIWPMNEY, from the coding sequence ATGGAATATCTTCTGCTGCTGCACGCCGACCCCGAAGGCATGAAGGCCCTGCCCAAGGACACCCAGGCCGCCGCGCTGGCCGCCTATCGGGCCTATACCAACGCCGCGCGTGAAGCCGGCGTGCTGCTGTCCTCCAACCGCCTGCGGCCGGGCGCCATGTCGACGTCCGTGCGCATGCGTGACGGCAAGACCGACGTCCAGAACGGCCCTTTCATCGAGACGCGCGAAGAGTTGGGCGGCTACTACCTGATCGACGTGCCCGACCTGGACACGGCGCTGTCGTGGGCCGCGCGCTGCCCGGCTTCGGCGTACGGGACGGTCGAAGTGCGTCCGATCTGGCCGATGAACGAGTACTGA
- a CDS encoding RNA polymerase sigma factor gives MSVTLATDAAEAAARRSYGKLVAFLAARTRDVAGAEDALAEAFASALTDWPRTGVPANPEAWLLTVARRRQVDAVRGRFRAESASEHLQLLDELAEPPEDGGIPDDRLRLLLVCAHPALPANVRAPLMLQAVLGFDAAAIGSAFLVAPAAMGQRLVRAKAKIREARIAFEVPPRSHWPERLDSVLAAVYAAYAEGWSDAEGTDPRRRNLAEEALWLVRLLASLLPEEAEVLGLLALMLHAHARRHARRGPAGAYVPLAQQDVARWDLPMIEEAEALLLRASELQSPGRYQLEAALQSAHALRRHGLAPDWDAIVELYAALERMTGSPLAALNRAVALSHAQDAVAGLQALEAITEVQRLADYQPYWAARADLLARAGRGQEASKAYERAIGLEPDPAVRAFLQTRLAAVNS, from the coding sequence CTGAGCGTGACGCTTGCCACCGACGCCGCGGAGGCTGCGGCGCGCCGCAGCTACGGCAAGCTGGTGGCCTTCCTGGCCGCCCGCACGCGCGACGTCGCGGGCGCGGAGGACGCGCTGGCGGAAGCCTTCGCCAGCGCGCTCACCGACTGGCCGCGCACCGGCGTGCCGGCCAATCCCGAAGCCTGGCTGCTGACGGTGGCGCGCCGGCGCCAGGTGGATGCGGTGCGCGGGCGCTTCCGTGCCGAATCGGCTTCGGAGCACCTGCAACTGCTGGACGAACTGGCGGAGCCGCCGGAGGACGGCGGCATCCCGGACGATCGCCTGCGCCTGCTGCTGGTGTGCGCGCACCCGGCGCTGCCGGCCAACGTGCGGGCGCCGCTGATGCTGCAGGCGGTGCTGGGCTTCGACGCGGCCGCGATCGGTTCGGCCTTCCTGGTGGCGCCGGCCGCGATGGGCCAGCGGCTGGTGCGCGCCAAGGCCAAGATCCGCGAGGCGCGCATCGCCTTCGAAGTGCCGCCGCGCTCGCACTGGCCCGAGCGGCTCGACTCGGTGCTGGCCGCCGTCTACGCGGCGTACGCAGAAGGCTGGAGCGACGCCGAGGGCACCGACCCGCGGCGTCGCAACCTGGCGGAAGAAGCGCTGTGGCTGGTGCGCTTGCTCGCCAGCCTGCTGCCCGAAGAAGCCGAGGTGCTGGGCCTGCTGGCGCTGATGCTGCACGCGCACGCGCGCCGGCACGCGCGCCGCGGTCCTGCGGGCGCCTACGTGCCGCTGGCGCAGCAGGACGTGGCGCGCTGGGACCTGCCGATGATCGAGGAGGCGGAGGCCCTGCTGCTGCGCGCGAGCGAGCTGCAGTCGCCGGGGCGCTACCAGCTCGAAGCGGCGCTGCAGTCGGCGCATGCGCTGCGGCGGCATGGGCTCGCCCCGGACTGGGACGCCATCGTCGAACTCTATGCGGCGCTGGAGCGGATGACGGGCTCGCCGCTGGCAGCGCTCAATCGCGCGGTGGCGCTGTCGCATGCGCAGGATGCGGTAGCGGGCTTGCAGGCGCTGGAGGCGATTACCGAGGTGCAGCGTCTTGCTGATTACCAGCCGTATTGGGCGGCACGGGCGGATTTGTTGGCTCGTGCCGGGCGCGGGCAGGAGGCCAGCAAGGCGTATGAGCGCGCGATCGGCCTGGAGCCGGATCCGGCGGTGCGGGCTTTCCTGCAAACCAGGCTGGCCGCGGTGAATTCGTAA